The Macrobrachium nipponense isolate FS-2020 chromosome 24, ASM1510439v2, whole genome shotgun sequence genome segment TAGGCCAGGGTGTTAACCAAATTCACcaaatcctaacctaacctaacatataTCTGTCCACTGCCATACCATGTATGCATAAAATCAGGGATTTTCAGCCCTGTAAATTAACAAATTTCTATTTGGCAAATTCATATAATTACATTTAGAGAATAATTACATTTCAATGTCATCTGCATGCAAGAGTTACCATTTTAAGGTCATGTGGTGGAGATAAATTTGTGCTGTTAGGTTGAATTTGCTATGCACCTGTTACACTATTAACTATGGTATATGAACCTAGATAGACAGGGTTTACAACAAAAATGAGATGGTAATCTATTGTCACCCAATGTAAGATATTGTAATAGACTTGGGATGGATTTCATTAGTATTACTAGAGCCATTATGTTGAGAACATTTAGTCACAGCAAGCggcatggaaaatatatatatacatatatgtatatatatatatatatatatatatatatatatatatatatatatatactataatatatatatatatatatatatatatatatatatatatatatgtatatatatgtatataatataatataatatatcatatatatatatatatatatatatatatatatatatatatatatatatatatatatatatatatatatatatatatatgtatatatattttgtatatatatattataatatatatatatatatatatatatatatatatgtatatatatatatatatataataattagatatatactatataattctaAACTACTTGTTCCAGTTACAATCTAATGCACAAAAATTTGCTTCAggaaagaaacagaaaacatttttttttacctgcattATACTTGTTGATATTTTTGCTAAGGTATTTCTATCATCTCCCTAAATCTTAGTTACCATTTTGACTGACAAATAGTTCAAAATTCAACATGGTGCTCACAATTAACAAGGGTCTATATTTACAATGCTTGTGTTACTGTCCTGGTGTTATGTTGCTGCAGAAAGCCCATCTATTTACACTAGCAAAATAAACTTAGTTTTCATAGGTATGTATTGCCAGGAAAGATTTTTGGGATGCATTGGTTTGATTGTAATAAATATGGAGCtcttaaattaaacaaattatgtcTCCATTTAAGCCTGTATAAATAGTAAAAGACCACACTGGACAGCCTCCCTGAAGAGAATGAATGAGTCGAACATCACAGAAAATATTGCATGTTAAAAAATACAGAGCGATAAGAAAAGTTGAATGACTTCTTGTGATTAACTCTTCAATTATGACATCTCATCATAATAGATGATTAGTTACTCATTTATCAATTTAAGAGGATTAACTTTCATAATTGTaatttactgcataaatacatatccaaggaatatacaaatatttctgaaGAAGTTTGAGCAAGTGTTTCCCATAATGTGTAGTTTTTTCCTGCCTCATGTTATGGTCTTTCACCTTAATGGAAAGCTGCTTTTCCCTTACAGGAATTAGATATTTACTGTTTAACCCCTTGCATACCTGACCATGTATCAATGATATAATTTGCATATCATAAGTTTTGTATCATAACCTAACAAAAGGTCAGTCTCAAAATCTCTAAAAGTTTCTTACTAGACAGTACAAATTCACCGATATTAAGCATTGTTTTGGCAGATATAATATGTACAACTTTGTAGGCTATCATCAACTTCTTTTGTTTCTACAGGGAAAATTGTTTGTTTGGTGAACCAAGATATAAGTCGACCCAAGCTATTTTCGGACTTGCGACTTGTGGAATTTTTATGTGGAACCTATAGATAAATTATTTGAGGGAAACCCCAATTCGCcaatttttctgtggaacataaTCATATCTATAAATTATTCTTAGAAACTTGCCTAGTCAAGGATTTTTTTTGTTGTAGAGCAATaggttgtattttcatattatttactgttataacattaaataataatgtaCGTACAGTAACATGCACTAATAATACTACAGtacatattattagtaataagattaaataatatgtAGTACACAGAgtatctgtaataataataataataataatataataataataataataataataataattaataataataataatgataataataataataatattaaatcctACAGGTACTCACGAGTGATTCATGTTGATtattgatggtgatgatgaattACCTGTGCAGGCTGATGAATGATGAAGAGCGACTGCACAGCAAAGTACAGTAAATAAGTAATATGCTTAACAGCCCTGTTCAGTGCAGACATATTTCTGATGTGTTCACTGTACGTACACATGCATTTCCAGTGGACCCTCCGTATTCTCAAGGGCTACATACCACAACCAtccacaaatagctaaaatccatgaattcttaaaactcccccccccccttaaaacaCTAAAAACTATGGAATAACACCAATGTATACCTTAAcctatcatcctacatcaaatataccttaaactattatCCTATCTACTACGTAGTACTGTATTAATGTTCGAAATGATCTTATAAATATAATtccaaagtaatcttaaacattttacccttACAAAATATGCACATGCTGTATGGCttaaatatattctaaatatatctatatttctgatATGTACGGTATAGTATTTACATTTATACCATCGTAGATTTCTTTACCATTCAAATGACTCATGCTAATATGAggtttttatgaaatattattattattattattattattgttctgtctattcatatggaacaagaccataggggccactgacttgaaattcaagctttaaaggaatatggtgttcatttgaaaagtaGCAGCAGAAGGTAATAGAACAAAGATATCAgctctcaaaaaataaaaaataaaaaattaattaacagatAACATGtaattaaattatcaaaatacaaggagcactGATGATGTGAAACTTTAGAATCAACAGCACAACCAAACAAGACAGTTTTGGATGAAGTCCCACTTAGAACATGACAGCTTCGTTGTTTAAATCTACATAATTGGGAGTGCCTTTTCAGAGTAACTACAAAAGTTCTCAACAATTTTATGCCAGACTTTGAAACTAGCTGCCAAACCAAACAAGACAGTTTTGGGATAAGTCCCACTTAAAAGCATAACAGCTCCTGCATTCAAATGTAGGTGATTTGGTGATTCTTCTCAGAGGGGAACCCACAATTCTCAAAAAACTAGTCTGCCAGTGACAGGTAACCCTACCATCAACCAGGACCCCATAACAGTCTCAAAATGATGCTGCCACCACTGGACAATGACTCATTACTAGTAAAATGGATAATTTCATccttgtttttccctttttatatccATGTATACTTTGTTGACCTTCCACCTTTCATTTTACACTTTGACGTATGGAAAATGGTAGCATAACTACCTGCTTCTTTTACTAAATGTCGAAGTCTATCAGTCTTTCATTTTACAAGCACTAAACTATGGAATACCTTCAAGTTTTAAGCTCCATTGAGCTGGGGGACTTCCCTAGTCCTTATAAATACTCTTTCATATGTAAAGCAACTCACCAGTTTTTTAACTGTGCCATTATAGGGTTTAGGCATAATTAGAATAATGActgtatttatgaaaataaaaccttttaataaatgttttaattCTACTATTAACTTCCTGGAGCAATGTCTGATTAGCTTAAGACTTGCCCAGTCAATATATCCTTGTAAAAGAGATTCCTGTAGTTTATCAAGATTACTAATTTCTATTGTTTCCCAAATTCTTTCCAGGTTTATCACTCAAAATGTTAGTGATCCACAACAAGTCTTTATTGGTGCTTCTGCTGATATGGGTAACCGTGCTAGTTACTGTCAAACATATCATGGCAGAACAATCTCCAAAGGATGGAGTGCACTTTCAAGGTCACTGTAAGAGAACACAGGATGGCAGGGAATACTCATCTAACTTGGAACTTCATAAAACCAATGGAATTTTGGAGCCTTGCATGTACTGGGAGGATATCTCTTCAGGAAATAAAACTGCAAATACAAGTCAGCATGGCAACACTGAAACTAACTCTACAAGTCAGCATGACATCACTGAAGCAAACTCTACAAGTAAAGCTAGTCCCCTGCACCTCTGCAGAAAGCCAAGGGGCACTGACATGAACTCTACAAGTAATGCTAATCTCCAGAACTTCTGCAGAAACCCAGGTGACTTTGACACTCCATACTGCTTTAGTCTCAATCCCAATGCTACTGGGAAACAGCCTTGTCCTATTCCATTTTGTCCTGAGCTTTATCATTATCGAACCAGTAGTAGAGGCCTAGAGTACCAAGGAACACGAGACTTTAGAGAGGAGAGAAAGTGTCTTGATGTCTGTCAAGTTGATGATACATTTGGTCTTTCTTGCCCAACACAGCTACAAGATCGAATTATTTACAAATCACGGATTCCATGTGATATTCCTATGCAAAAGGAAATCCCTGTATTTGAGGAAATATACAGAAGGGGAACTGTTTTCATTCCTATCACCACTTGGTATGTCCCTGCATCACCTCATAATATTAGTTATTCTGGTTCAGGACAACTGATGCTCTATTTACCAGAGTCCTCTGAGTTTAGGAGCACCCTCAGTGTCGTATTTCAGATTCGTCTGGCAGATCCAGGTGATGTTGACTCTTTCCATCTGGACATCAATTTTTTGCCCAGTGACACTTTTGAGGATTATTACAATGTAAGTTTTTCAAGTAATGGGGTTGAAATTCAAAGGATCCTATATCAGTCTAAAACTGTTGTTTCAGACGAGAAAATAAAGGAAGAGTCAGAGGAAGACGAGGGAGATTTAGAGGAACAGCAGGGAAAGTTAAAGAAAGGAATCGCGATTGGAAAGGACATTAAGGATAAGATAAAGAAAATGCAAGACACTGAAAAGCGCAATGGGACtactaaaatatttaagaaaacagAAAGCTcaggaaaatatgcaaaattaccATTCATGAAACTGCGTCACGACTGGCTGGTTTTCGAGATAAGATTCCTAGGAACAAGAATTTCTCTGTATTTTGAAGGAGAGAGTAAACCTATCCTAGAGTTGATGCTCCCATTTGAAAGACTGGGTATTAGTCAGTATAAATTTAATGACAGGTATGTGTTCCAAAGATACATGGCTCCAAGATATGTTAACTTTCATTCTATAAGAGGGACAAGCATGGTGGCTATAAAGAAGGTGAATAAGAATTTTTACACTTGCATAGAAGGAAAGATCAAATACCCTTCTCCTGATGATCATGTCCTCTTGCATCCTCTGGCTGCTATGCCCCTTCAGTACTCAAAGGACGATAATCCACTGGATGAAAAAGTAAGAAATAGAAGCCGAAAAATCTGTCTTCGGTTAACCAATACACCAGCCTCCATCATTTTCTTTTCTGCACCTATTTTTAGTAGTTCAAATATTAACTCTATTAAGAAGGTACTTACATTGTTACTTGAAGTGCAAAGGGAGGCTATAATGGCTAAACAGTGCATACTTATCAGTGACATTGATTTTAGAAATGCGGAAGTCAGTTGTCTTAGTAACTTGCAGTTTGTTTCAGAAATTAAACTACAGAAGATCATACCAATTGGAGCAGTGGTAAGCCTTTGCATTGAGAATTATCTCAAGGATGGTCATAGTATTGTCAAAATTAACGGTTCAATTGGGGAGTCCTCCATTCTCAATGAAACCATACTGAAAGGTGCATTTCTTCGTTATTGGACTCTTTTGAAGAAACGCCCTGATGAGCAGG includes the following:
- the LOC135205424 gene encoding uncharacterized protein LOC135205424 isoform X1, with protein sequence MIFRPRKQTPQYCASLLNTEQECFFSLPFDGTVYTSADGLSLKMLVIHNKSLLVLLLIWVTVLVTVKHIMAEQSPKDGVHFQGHCKRTQDGREYSSNLELHKTNGILEPCMYWEDISSGNKTANTSQHGNTETNSTSQHDITEANSTSKASPLHLCRKPRGTDMNSTSNANLQNFCRNPGDFDTPYCFSLNPNATGKQPCPIPFCPELYHYRTSSRGLEYQGTRDFREERKCLDVCQVDDTFGLSCPTQLQDRIIYKSRIPCDIPMQKEIPVFEEIYRRGTVFIPITTWYVPASPHNISYSGSGQLMLYLPESSEFRSTLSVVFQIRLADPGDVDSFHLDINFLPSDTFEDYYNVSFSSNGVEIQRILYQSKTVVSDEKIKEESEEDEGDLEEQQGKLKKGIAIGKDIKDKIKKMQDTEKRNGTTKIFKKTESSGKYAKLPFMKLRHDWLVFEIRFLGTRISLYFEGESKPILELMLPFERLGISQYKFNDRYVFQRYMAPRYVNFHSIRGTSMVAIKKVNKNFYTCIEGKIKYPSPDDHVLLHPLAAMPLQYSKDDNPLDEKVRNRSRKICLRLTNTPASIIFFSAPIFSSSNINSIKKVLTLLLEVQREAIMAKQCILISDIDFRNAEVSCLSNLQFVSEIKLQKIIPIGAVVSLCIENYLKDGHSIVKINGSIGESSILNETILKGAFLRYWTLLKKRPDEQVTKISQLGPLEFNTFHDLCTKQKYTSPLVAACVVHNYDFMEVDKKHTQHIGGISWSNTGKPCFPWPYFRSHLVMTATGENIPEGNSCMFLPNSTEMDTESTSQRVDFWCYVSLNGSKELCDIPNCGEIFAGMNCLATYEEKLQSPSSEDVCSEIVDPHFVLDLSIPFIRTVGTRTQIFNADRGIVVYLRSISASMEAPVCIYLYSDTDDFPLAEFRITKSSLSMGYLWLAWNDIKVSTDRLSYYLNSWSYNAYTISQTPAGWNLFHGDEFQPSITFNTSLQLTEIQLSGCFRRERVQHTGEFVVVHIEPVLYTSEMQEILGLHYFPGVDLRQHLSRYYLIEKKTSPHIYVKLSLMLLQTKEAVSFWIFLFKELPTPSTAPLARIHITENSMTVYYGGLTSRKHKKNTAPKFKSFTEFFKLEVKVRLLHRSYRLFATYKKIEIQMSVTDLPSFYSMQVSKGGMKIVQLKTW
- the LOC135205424 gene encoding uncharacterized protein LOC135205424 isoform X3, whose amino-acid sequence is MLVIHNKSLLVLLLIWVTVLVTVKHIMAEQSPKDGVHFQGHCKRTQDGREYSSNLELHKTNGILEPCMYWEDISSGNKTANTSQHGNTETNSTSQHDITEANSTSKASPLHLCRKPRGTDMNSTSNANLQNFCRNPGDFDTPYCFSLNPNATGKQPCPIPFCPELYHYRTSSRGLEYQGTRDFREERKCLDVCQVDDTFGLSCPTQLQDRIIYKSRIPCDIPMQKEIPVFEEIYRRGTVFIPITTWYVPASPHNISYSGSGQLMLYLPESSEFRSTLSVVFQIRLADPGDVDSFHLDINFLPSDTFEDYYNVSFSSNGVEIQRILYQSKTVVSDEKIKEESEEDEGDLEEQQGKLKKGIAIGKDIKDKIKKMQDTEKRNGTTKIFKKTESSGKYAKLPFMKLRHDWLVFEIRFLGTRISLYFEGESKPILELMLPFERLGISQYKFNDRYVFQRYMAPRYVNFHSIRGTSMVAIKKVNKNFYTCIEGKIKYPSPDDHVLLHPLAAMPLQYSKDDNPLDEKVRNRSRKICLRLTNTPASIIFFSAPIFSSSNINSIKKVLTLLLEVQREAIMAKQCILISDIDFRNAEVSCLSNLQFVSEIKLQKIIPIGAVVSLCIENYLKDGHSIVKINGSIGESSILNETILKGAFLRYWTLLKKRPDEQVTKISQLGPLEFNTFHDLCTKQKYTSPLVAACVVHNYDFMEVDKKHTQHIGGISWSNTGKPCFPWPYFRSHLVMTATGENIPEGNSCMFLPNSTEMDTESTSQRVDFWCYVSLNGSKELCDIPNCGEIFAGMNCLATYEEKLQSPSSEDVCSEIVDPHFVLDLSIPFIRTVGTRTQIFNADRGIVVYLRSISASMEAPVCIYLYSDTDDFPLAEFRITKSSLSMGYLWLAWNDIKVSTDRLSYYLNSWSYNAYTISQTPAGWNLFHGDEFQPSITFNTSLQLTEIQLSGCFRRERVQHTGEFVVVHIEPVLYTSEMQEILGLHYFPGVDLRQHLSRYYLIEKKTSPHIYVKLSLMLLQTKEAVSFWIFLFKELPTPSTAPLARIHITENSMTVYYGGLTSRKHKKNTAPKFKSFTEFFKLEVKVRLLHRSYRLFATYKKIEIQMSVTDLPSFYSMQVSKGGMKIVQLKTW
- the LOC135205424 gene encoding uncharacterized protein LOC135205424 isoform X2, translated to MVGLSLKMLVIHNKSLLVLLLIWVTVLVTVKHIMAEQSPKDGVHFQGHCKRTQDGREYSSNLELHKTNGILEPCMYWEDISSGNKTANTSQHGNTETNSTSQHDITEANSTSKASPLHLCRKPRGTDMNSTSNANLQNFCRNPGDFDTPYCFSLNPNATGKQPCPIPFCPELYHYRTSSRGLEYQGTRDFREERKCLDVCQVDDTFGLSCPTQLQDRIIYKSRIPCDIPMQKEIPVFEEIYRRGTVFIPITTWYVPASPHNISYSGSGQLMLYLPESSEFRSTLSVVFQIRLADPGDVDSFHLDINFLPSDTFEDYYNVSFSSNGVEIQRILYQSKTVVSDEKIKEESEEDEGDLEEQQGKLKKGIAIGKDIKDKIKKMQDTEKRNGTTKIFKKTESSGKYAKLPFMKLRHDWLVFEIRFLGTRISLYFEGESKPILELMLPFERLGISQYKFNDRYVFQRYMAPRYVNFHSIRGTSMVAIKKVNKNFYTCIEGKIKYPSPDDHVLLHPLAAMPLQYSKDDNPLDEKVRNRSRKICLRLTNTPASIIFFSAPIFSSSNINSIKKVLTLLLEVQREAIMAKQCILISDIDFRNAEVSCLSNLQFVSEIKLQKIIPIGAVVSLCIENYLKDGHSIVKINGSIGESSILNETILKGAFLRYWTLLKKRPDEQVTKISQLGPLEFNTFHDLCTKQKYTSPLVAACVVHNYDFMEVDKKHTQHIGGISWSNTGKPCFPWPYFRSHLVMTATGENIPEGNSCMFLPNSTEMDTESTSQRVDFWCYVSLNGSKELCDIPNCGEIFAGMNCLATYEEKLQSPSSEDVCSEIVDPHFVLDLSIPFIRTVGTRTQIFNADRGIVVYLRSISASMEAPVCIYLYSDTDDFPLAEFRITKSSLSMGYLWLAWNDIKVSTDRLSYYLNSWSYNAYTISQTPAGWNLFHGDEFQPSITFNTSLQLTEIQLSGCFRRERVQHTGEFVVVHIEPVLYTSEMQEILGLHYFPGVDLRQHLSRYYLIEKKTSPHIYVKLSLMLLQTKEAVSFWIFLFKELPTPSTAPLARIHITENSMTVYYGGLTSRKHKKNTAPKFKSFTEFFKLEVKVRLLHRSYRLFATYKKIEIQMSVTDLPSFYSMQVSKGGMKIVQLKTW